Part of the Triplophysa rosa linkage group LG21, Trosa_1v2, whole genome shotgun sequence genome is shown below.
TTTAGTCcagcatgagaaataaactCAATGCTTCTATGCATGCCACTGCGATGTACTAATTATGAGAACTAAAGCAAGCATGTAtgagtatgtacagtatgacaACAACATAGAACATTAATGGCGTCGGGCAAGGGGAAATATAAAGGCAGTTTAATGGCAGCCAGTAAGGTCAATTTATTTATCATAAATACATAaactataaaaaacaatattatgcAAAGATTTCCCCTTCATTTGCTTTGACACTTATTAGAATAAGGCAAATCCAACCAACTGTACTGTTCTGTTCATTGTTCTTTGCTTTTAACTTAAAGcaaacatcatcattttatCATTCATTTTAACAATGAATAATAATGGTTTAAAACTAGTGAAATATGCAACAACACACGTTTAATGTCATGATTAGAATACTGAAGTAGTGAAGATGAGTAATAAGGTCACCTATAGTCACATCTCACATATCCAAAATATGCCTATGGCGggtctctctcgctttctctctgtAAAGCCTCACcttttacataaaaaacttaAAAACCCACATTATAAATTTTCTCCtcatcatttttaatttggtgTCTTAGCAATAAAAGTTATTATAGTACATGGTTTGTATGACTGTGATCATTATACCAGATTTTTACTTTCTGATATCCATGTATTTATCCATGTATTATGTTGCAGTCTCTACTAAAGCTAGCGGCCAACTGTTCACTTAAGTTCAATTTACTTTACTTTCCCAAGTCTCATTTTACTCGTATTCAGCATTTCACAAGAGTTACTTTTGGAccctgagtatcatctgcaccGTCTTGATCAAATTAACTGTAACTCAAAGCAAAGGATAAACTGGTTTACAGCAAAGACACAGGTCTGAGTTGACATTAGGAAAATATCAAAGACTTTTAAACAGTTAAAGTAACAAACAAGATGAGAACAGCCACAATAATATACACTGACTGCACTAAAGATTAAACAAATTCCCTGCAGCATTTAGCACAAACTGCGTATGGTAAACAGAATACAATCAACATATAGATTGTTTTTATCAAAGCTGAGCAGAAGACATGACAAGGATTACAGATTTACAGTTAATCTTGCTTTGTACTATTAGCCATAGTATATTAAAACACTTCTTTTAGTATCATTGACTTAGGTGAATGTATTTGTTGGTAAGACATCTCCAACGTCTAGCTGCAATGTTGCAAACTGTTGCATTTTGACACCAACCAAATCCAAATGTAAAATTTGTAGATTTGTATTAAAACGCCCCCTTCCGGTACAGGTGGTAATAACAACTAGATAAGAGTATCGGCAAGCCCATATTTTTGCAATACATTATTTAGTTAATTTTCTCCAAATGTCAAGATGATACAGCGAATTGCAAAGATGCCAAACACGGAATCTCTTTTAGCACTTCACCTTAACCATATgagaaacaaaactaaaatattaaatggaCAGAGCCACAGACATAATGTGAAGGGAATATAGTTGACACAAATCATTCATTTTTCTGCATTAAGATGTCACTTCATGCTATACAACTgtgttgctttttaaaaaaataatccaGTACGTCAACTTTCAGAGAGCTGTTACTCTGAAATAATGGCACAAGATGTATTACAAAGCTTTCATGGCTTGTACTGAACAAACAGTAACTTATTAAATGTCAAATCAATGAAAAGAACATCAGCACATGAGAAACGGTTTGGCGTCTACTGTGCATCAGCTGAAATAAGCTCTTCGTGCAAAGGCGTGAAACGTCCTTCATGAGACAAAgatcacaaaataaaattatagcACAGTGTTAGGACCTTATACTGTACAATCTGTTAGATGAGTCATTCACCAGCACAGTGAAGTGTCTGCAGACGCTGCTACAGAGCAACACAGTTctcatttatttactgtatgtacttACAAGGGTTTTAGATGACAACAGCAAGTGGACCAATACTGAGGTTGAAGGAGAACTGGAGGACAGGTTGAAGGAGCGGAGAGAAGTAAAACAGCCACAGCCACTATGAAGTCTCTGGTTGCCTGTAATCCACTctctgttatttttgttttcagacATGGTGAGATGTTCGTGGTCCTGGGTCATGTTGTCACTCCTGCAGCCAACTGGTGGTTCACTGTTCTTCATCACAACAATAACCAGAGCTTGCTCATCTTTCCAAGGTGTTTTTTCTTATGAAAATGCTGACTGAAAAATATAACAAGATATTTATAATCAGGTGAACGCATTAGCATGATTAACAAACAATATATACAtactaaaacatgttttttgtcatatagCCTTATATCATAGCTTGACTTCATCTAGTTCAACTTGCTTAAACCTGAGAAattcaaaacataaacatttgtcaaCTCATTCAGGTTTTTCctctatttttttttattttttaaaaactgtacaCAGTTTTTATTCAATACACACAAAAGTGCCAATACTGTAAGATCTTAAGACAAGAATGGAAAAATTATGCACTTTCGGTTAGTAATGATGTATCTAACCTGTTAATGGAGTCCACAAGGCAATCCAGCAGGAGTGGCTAGCAGTTCTGCACAACGTAAACAGATGAGtggcaaggttattttagttgactaaaattaaaactttgaaagcgTTTCTGCTTatggaaattaaattaaatattggcctaaaaataattggaaaaacttgaaagaaaattgaaaagtttccaaagaaataaactgaaataagcttaaggcactaaaatgataataaacaaaaactaaaataaaaataaatacattttatatagcaacataaaaaataaacaaataaataataaagtgacaaaagcatataacaaaatagctaaaaatgtaactaaaatgaacataaaaacgaTAAAtgaaagctaatttaaaaaatgaataatacaaaattaaactaaaacaaaactataagtGAGTGAGTCGAGAAACAGTGTATACATTGCATACTTGgccattaaataaataaataaaattgttttgcaAACATTAAGCATAACACATATAAAACTCATGATCATGGCATTACAAGTGTCACGCTCCACCAGGACCGGGCAAAATATACATCAATTACTACAAACAGCAGCTATAATCTTACACAGAATATAAAACGGTGTGTTTGTCTAACTCACTGATGTGGATTTGTGGTCATGTGGTCGCTCGAGTTTGATTCTGATGTCTGGACGGTTCTGCTCCTGGTTTTTGCCTGGagctaaaaaaaatgtatgacatATCAAGCCATGAAAAAATATGCTggaaatatttcacattttccaGCTAAAGTATACTAAGTGTGTTAAAGTCCACTCGTGTCAAGTTCCGACTATAGACCTACATGTACAAGTTTGGGGTGTAAGATTTCTCACCAGGAGAACTCCCTCTGCTGGTTGTACTGGGAGTGCTCATGTTGTCCTCCAACCACATGCTGTAGGTCAATGAGTCACGTTTGTGAGGAGTGCCCGCAGATGACAAACTCTCCTGAATTTAAAAGATTTTGTAGATGTAGATCTTAGAGAAATACTGACATTGTCCCCAGTTTCTTCAGTATTGTTGAAGTTGGTTTTAGAATAAAGACACTAGATACCCATAAAATACATGAACAATGCAAAGCTcattaataacataaataataacCATAAAGTTAAAATCAGGAGCATGTCACTATTTTAAACAATGCGTTAGATTACTGCAGCACAACTAATAAAGTAAACAGTGCCATTGCATTGTTACTTTATTAGGAAAAGATACAGTTCTCACCATCCCGGTGTCATAGTCCTCTGTAGCCTCGGTTTCATTCTCCTCTACCACACTAGCAAAGCTGCTGGCGTTGGATGAGGAGCGAGACAGGTCATGAGCCTCAGGGATGGATGGAGCCCGACAATACACGCTTGTGCTACAcgcatacaaaaacacaaacacttaaTACACGCAAAACTTTGTTGTCTTGCATTCTCCAAAACGCAAATCCAGAGTCAAACATAATACATGTTTTATCTTCAAACCTCTGGGAAATTTTGATAGGTTAATTCTGAACCACAAACTGGTGGAACCATCACAAAAGGTGACGCTTTACCTGTTTTTAGTGACCAGCGCCTCAGGTGAACTCTGATTGGAGGAGTTTTCAGACTTGGGGTCCTGGGAGGCGTGTCCACTGTCTGGTGTCTTCTGTGTGTAGGGGGAGCACTCCCTACTGCTGCAGACACATACAATGACCATTAGAGGGCACAAAAACATCATCTTTAAAGTCGACGGCATCCAAGCGCAACTGCAGACTAGGTTAGCAAGAGAGGTTAGATTCAGTCATACCCTACATGCTAACACACTACATTAAAACACACGCAAGTTCAGAGCAACGCCATTCTAAGGGCCTGAAAATGTTTTAGCACACTCAACGAAGGTCAGTTTATGCAAAATCAGTTCAACACTCACTGATTGGTTGAAATATTTGCAGACAACCGGTCAGATGTAACGTTGATGATTTTGTATGGCTGACCGTTTAATGATGCTAAAGGCAACTGTTTGCATTACTCCAAAGATGAATTTTTATGGCCAGGTAAGGAGAGCAGCTAGTCTAAAGATAAGAAGGTGATGTTCTATAGATGTTCATTTATACTTTGAGGCGTCCAAGATGAGTCTCCCATTCTTGAGAGTGATGCTGGGTAGAGATATACAGAACACAGTCTTGTCCTCTGACAACAGAGCAGCAATTCTTCACCAAACCCATAAACAAAAGGAGGGAGATAGCGTTCAGTGTTATCATGCCTATACTCTCACTATTATATTGTACTGTAACTTAGTTTAATCCTCTCCTGTGTATAAATTCAATAAATCTTATCATTTCATTACCTTTTCAAACTGGCCATCTTTATTTTGTAAGACCTGCTttttcttaaaaacagtttCACACAAGAACAGACTCTTACTTCTTCTCTTGAACCTCCTGGATGTTTTCAATGCCAATAGCGCTGCTCCGTCGAGAGCTGAAGGGTCCTGATTTCTTCCTGGTTGGACTCTTCCCGGGAATGATCAAAGACTGCAGGAGGAACAAGAAGTTGAGTGAGCCAACAATCAAAACTCAGAACATCCATCATGCTTTCCCACATCTCTACTTTCATATCATGATGGTCCTTTGAGGTTTGAGTGATATCAATACAGACACGTTCACCAGGAGGTCTCAAAGGAAACTTTAAGGATAATGCACCGTATTTCTGCACTTCTGCTTCTGATTGGTCTATTATCTcttatatttgtgtgtgctcCAGTGTCTCGCAGAACAATAGCCCTTGTTGCACAGCCCGACCGGCGGGTGGAGGTAAAGTGTTTGCTTGATGGTTTGGGCCTGAACTGCGAGATGAAAGATGGGAGCAGGATCTCCTGAGCTCCACTGTGCTGTGCTTTCACTGTGGGACACTTTGTTCTCTCTAAGCTTGAGCACTGGGAATTTAGAGCTGCTTTACAACTTGAAATGAAAGACCTTCAAAAAGGCTTTTATCTAAAATGGCTTCAAAGGCTTTGGGACGACTTTCTGTTGCCTTTTTCCTTTATGTTTCTATGCTGTCAGCTTTCGGCGAGAGTACAATTACCAAACAAGAGAACTGACTTTGCAGACTAGTACAAACCACACTAGACAAAAAGTGACGTtggacatttaaaacacaagagcAATGCGTTACAGGTATAACAGAAGGTATAACAACACACTAAATGGATAATGGTGATGTGAATacttaaacacaaaaatatgaaacaatGCTGCTGGGCTTTGGCGACATTATAAACTTGCAAAGACAAACACtgctaataaaaatgaaagggatagttgtcattttaaacctgcaagacaagatattttgaagaatgttggtaaccgaacaatggcgttaccaattcacttctattgtatgaacacaaaaccaatgaaagtgAACGGGTAGCACCATTGTTCAGTTGCAACGTTCTTAAATGATCAGtcgcacaggtttgaaatgatgacacagtttttatttttgggtgaactatccctttaaagcatgCCATCTGATTGGACGATGCTCATTATAGAAGTGCCTTACAGTAGAAATAGGGTTTGTTCAATATGCCTGGGTAATATGGCAAGCATGTCCAGAAACTCAACACATCACGAGCTGCGTCTGATGTGATggtgttttattattgtgtaaCGAGTAATATCACTCAATTATTgcaaattatattaataaataaaatcaaaaattttaaaaataataccattataatatattacattataatagtattatgtaatttttacatgattttattatttataaaaaatattattactttCATAAAAAGAaagtattataatataaaaaaaggttttaagtGATTTACTATGAATGTACACAATGCAGTGAATTGATGCAACTATTTATGATATTGCTATGATATGAATGCAAAAGAAATCATTAATTTGGCTCTTGCTGGCTCTAACTGCTGTAGTTTTAGTCTTGGAAGCATACAGTAAGTCATGCAGTGAAAACAAATAATGCAGATGAGAGAAGAGTGAGAGTTATACATGAACCTCTTCTATGGTTCCTATTCCTATGGCACTGCCGCGGCGTCCATATTTACTGGGACTTTTGCCTGGGACAAGCAATGACTGTACAGAGccgagagagtgagagagagagagagagagagagagattatgaGTTCATGCAACAGGTTATGGGTTATACAAACAGAGTAGCCTCATCAAAAAGCATGAATAGGAAGTCAAAAGCCACACGAGGAGAGAAGGGCCTGAGGAAGAGCAGGAACTGAAGCCTGTGAAGGACGAGAAGGCACAGGCAGCACATGTCTAACACATTGTTAGACACAACGGGACAGTGAACACAGTTAGTCAGGTTAACATTACTGAAAAAGAATAGCCAGACATTCACACACAGGAACATTAACAGGTTATACGATGTTTAAAATTGGGTCCCAATAACTGACGGATTGTCAATATAGCTCATgcgaaataaatgcattttagaaCTGCATCGCTTAACCTGCGTGAAGGTCAGAACATTCATCATTCTGACATATAAAAAGATTCATAATATCTAATAACACAACCACTGTCTGTGACAGAGGAACGGCTCGGTATAAGGAGAGATTTCTCCCGCCTCACATGGGTTGTGCTCACGAGGGGCACTGGCATGACTCTCTCAGCGTGTGAAAATCCCCAGGGCAGGTACTGTAAGAGCTGCTCTGTGTGACAGAGCAAGAGTTCAGAAAAAGCTTGAAGATCTGCCCTGTAGCGGCCTGTGGAGAATTCTCCATCCATACTTACCTACAGCGCAGGCCTGACCTTACACCTGCATATTAAAACAGCAGCAGTGTATAATCCATTCAACATACACCGAATATACATTGATCTCCGCAGGATCCTGTGTGAGGTTGATGCTGTGGAGAATTGGTTAAGGTCAAATCATACACAAACGTCTTTATATTAAAACAGCCAGCAGGGTGTCGTTTCCTATGAAAACATTTGATAAAATAACAGCTTTCATGACCCTTGTATGACATTTacaatttacacatttaaaatcaCAATGTCAAAATTCATACACATGCTTAAGGACTTCAATTGATACACGGTAATTGTTTTTACACTCATACATCAAACCTAATCCTCAGatatacattttagcatttttacattgtcattcagtaTTATATAGTGGGTTTATTATAGCATTTAAAATACAAGGACACAACGTAGTGTATTAATATAAAGGAAATTTCTGTACAGATTTTTTACAGCTGGTATTTAAAATTTTGCACTGTACATTTTTGCACTGTGGGTTGtgttttagcattaacggacaTGTCTGTAAAATCAAAAAAATAACCAgtacatttgttttgctttctaTTTTGTACAATGCAGAATATAACCAATATCAGTTTTTACTACACTGTAAGGCAATTTATGACCTCATAACAGGTCAAACCAACTCACACTTTATGTAATAAGATGCATTGTAAAATTCTGTTAAACAGATGATAATCTTccagcagctggggcaccagaaaaatactataaaataaaaaaatcatattatttTATACCTTTAGGGCTtttcaacgattaatcgcatccagaataaatgtaatttattttttaaaacagagtGGGGTAACACCATGGAAATCTCATGGAAAAGATTCATATGACATACCTTTGTCTTAAATGCTGAACATAGGCACGTCTAGTGAGTGTACATAAAGAAACCGTGAATGCAGAGATGACAAACAAAGCATGATGgagaaaaaaaagatgtttggaaaAGTGAAAGGTGCATGAGAGCAGTTTGGTCGATTAATCTTAATGTTGTTATGTTCTCAGCTTCAGGAACATTAAGGCGCAAATCTGTACATCTGTGCATGTGCTGTAAAACTACCACGGTAGTCAGGAATTAGTGAGGTGTTTGACCTCAGACTAGGGGTTGTTTATGGGCTAGCATACAGTAATTTGACCCTCAGGGAAGCCAGCAGGGGGAGTTACTTACTATCCCAGGGATTTTGGGGGTCTCTGTGGTGATGTGGTGATGGTTGTTGTGGGTGAAACTGCCGCTGTGACTATTGGAGACTGTGTGCTTCCTGATATTGAGGCCCATGGCATCCAGAGAGTGGCTCCTGCTGCGGATCACCCGCTACACAACAAGGAGAGACTAAAGGTCAGGGTGGGGCTGTGGATTGGTGGAAAAAGGATCTGAAGCCAGTGAATCAAAGTGGGAGAAGCACCTGTTTTAAAAAACGTCTCTGATCTTGAGCAAAGCACAGGTGTGGAGAAAGCTGTTTTTGAATGCAGTTTGGTCCGTGAAAGAAAACAGCATATGGGAGAGAGGATGGAATGTAATGAAGCATGCAGTCTGATCAGTTGAGCATGGAGTGTGATTTGAGACTTGGATCTAGAAACCATTAGAGGGCAGAACAGCTTATGGGCCAGTTTCCTAATGGATATTGATGAAATATATCATCACTAAAGAACTGCCCAACGAAAAACTCCCAGAATGCCACGAGAACAGCTAGACCATAAAATATGTCACCTCCTGGACGTCCTCTGTTTAAACTTTTTTGGCTATATggaactgaaaatgaaaactgcgtGCATGAGTGGTCGTGGAAGCAAATATGAGATTGAAGAAGAGATGAAAATGATTTATGAGAAGTCTGATTGATTTTATGTCTGGATGACGACAAACCAATAGAAaagaattaaaaacaattaaacaccTTGAAATCCTGTAATGAATTTCTAGTTCCCTCTGTATATGCATCAGGCGAATAGAAAAAATGGTGTTTAATGTTAAATATTGACATTACAGGGAAGCATTTTTCTGAGGTATGTCATGTAGGCGGGTCCAAAATCGACCTTAGTACTAATTATAGtgttaattgtgttttttaagaaGCAAaatgttgtagagcacatacaGTTTCATACATCCGTTTGCGATTTGACAATGTGCTAATGGGACGAATtagtgtaaattacagtaatgaGTGATTTAATTTAGTCACATCAGTTACATCACTTGTCAGCTGGAGTCACAAAGATGCTGATCTGATCCAGATCCCGAGAGAGTAAAGCTAGCATAATAAAGCGCAACACCGAGATCAAGCAAGACAATCTGATCAAAGTacccatttaaagggatagttcacccaaaaatgaaaattctgtcatcatttattcaccctcttgtcattttaaacctgtatgacttactttcacctgaagaacacaaaagaagatgttttgaagaaagtcggtaaccgaacagcggcggtacccattcacttcaatcgtatggacacaaaacctctgcaagtaaatgggtgccggttaacaacattcttcagaatatcttcttttgtgtctgtggaggaaagaaagtcatacagctttgacatgacaagagggtgagtaaatgatgacagaattttcatttttgggtgaactatcactttaaaaaagaacaaacCACACCCACCGTACAAAATCCACATCCACACCAAAGCAACAGAAAAGCTTGAGAAACATTTTCTAGTGGTACATAAGAGTCCATAGGTGTCCCCTGTGTCCTCCCGGATTACCTTAAAGGACTCAAAGAAGCCCCCTCCGCCTCCTCCTCCTCCGTTCTCCAGCTTGTCCTCTTCTCCTCCCAGACCCATCATGGCCTGACTGTTGATGTGCAGCTCTTCATACAGCGTCTCCAGCAGGGCGGATCGTGTTCGCTCCTGGTCACAAAAGCTTCAGGTTAGTATTATGGTGTTTAAATATGAATAGCCCAAAAGAATGTAAGTGCCACTGTCATTTACCTCCAGTTTGGCAAATTTCTCAGCTTTGTAGCAGGCGTATTCAGCATTGATCAGCTTGGTAAGCAAGAATTCGTGAAACTCTGGACCCTGCGATGCACATAAAGATGTAAAGGAAAAGCAAATGAAAAACCGAatttaatacatatttataatggGAAGGTTTTTCCCGAATGCAACACAGCAAAATTTAGTTATAAATAATTTAGGTTGCCTGGGAATTGTGACCTTGcgttgaaaaaatgaagataagCAACTTGCAACCTGTTCTCCCAAATGTCTTTGATCTTATTTGTACATCAACTCACTTTCTTAAAAATGGCCGGGTTGGGGAGGGGTGGTCCAAAAAATGGCACGTCGTCTCGTGCCGTTACTGACACCTGGATAGAGAAAAccacatttataatttattgccTCACAAGGGAGCGTACAGACGCGGCAGACTGGAGCAAAACCAAGATAATGTACCTTATACAAGACATTGTCAGAACAGGCATTCTCCACCTGCACCACAACATAGGCATGCAGGAAGTTGGAGGCAATCATGTCTGGCACAAATGGAGTGCTCTCGTCTTGAAACACGATGGCTACGATGTCATTTCCTATGTGCCTTTTCTTCTGTAACTGTGATAACAGGAAAAGTGTTAAGAGCGGTATTCAAATAAACAGCTGTAGGGGATTAAAAGTGACTTCatttgaaaaatacaaaaaggatTAACAGAGCttttcaaagcaaaaaaaaagaacaacagaTTGTTCCAGTCCTGACTGTCGCATAATAAATcggtttaataaaacattccagtaaaaatgcattaaagggatacttcacccaaaaatgaaaattctgtcagcatttactcaccttcgagttgttccaaatctgtataaatgtctttgttctgatgaacaccaagaaagatatttggaagaatgcttataaccagacaaatcccccccattgactcccatgataggaaaaaatacaatggtagtcaaaagtgccccagaactgtttgctgtcctacatccttcaaaatgtcttcttttgtgttcaacagaacaaagaaaatgataaagtgttttttcctactatgggagtcaatggggggaaaaaaatctgtattcttccaaatatctttctcttgtgttcatcagaacaaagaaattaaaacagatttggaacaactcgaaggtgagtaaatgatgacagaattgtcatgttcgagtgaagtgtccctttaaaaactaATTTTGTATTCGCAGCAACTATTTTATTAATGCAATAAAGCACCTGAGGTTGTGCTGTATTGTGAATATCTGCAGGGCGTTGCACCTACAGTAAAAACATCCTTTAGCTGTGAATATAGTCACAAAATATAGAATTCCTAATAGCTTAGGAATGAAATAAGCCAGTTCAAACTAGTTTTATGGACTAGTAATAATGGCAACGAGTGTTGTAAAATGCACCTCTGGCTGGCATGTGatgataattgcattaatattTGAGGTTTATGTGTCATTGATTCcataaacaaatgttgtgtgtgtagttGCTGTATAGCATGTCTCAACAGATGGCTGGCAAGGGCAAGCAGAGGTTTGAGAGTGACTTTTGCTGCCGCCCACTTAAACCCAGAAATCCGTTTAAGAATTACCCCATCTCTGCTAAACGTGTGCACATatgacagcgagagagagagagagagtgagagagactcTCTGTATGCGTTCTAAATGTAGAAGATTCCCTGAGGAGTGAGCTCTAAAAACACTCTTCCTCTGAGGGCACAGAGGTGCAGAATAAAGG
Proteins encoded:
- the rap1gapa gene encoding rap1 GTPase-activating protein 1 isoform X1: MMPQRKRSFTFGAYGGVDKTFSRARSLWRQDGGEHLFISNTLEPALFQPSLPHTSPPFLKTTDLFAMIEKMQSNRMDEQRCTLPPPLKTEEDYIPYPSIHEILGRTGPFPLILLPQFGGYWIEGYNHELSNGTDPEQLLSPTSRFKLERNTTAKIYRKHFLGKEHFNYYTVDSALGHLVFSMKYDVIGDQEHLRLMLRSKMKTHHDVIPISCLTEFPNIVQMAKLVCEEVNVDRFFPVLYPKASRLIVTFDEHVISNNFKFGVIYQKFGQISEEELFGNNEESPAFVEFLEFLGQKIELHDFKGFRGGLDVTHGQTGSESVYHNFHNKEIMFHVSTKLPYTEGDTQQLQKKRHIGNDIVAIVFQDESTPFVPDMIASNFLHAYVVVQVENACSDNVLYKVSVTARDDVPFFGPPLPNPAIFKKGPEFHEFLLTKLINAEYACYKAEKFAKLEERTRSALLETLYEELHINSQAMMGLGGEEDKLENGGGGGGGGFFESFKRVIRSRSHSLDAMGLNIRKHTVSNSHSGSFTHNNHHHITTETPKIPGISLLVPGKSPSKYGRRGSAIGIGTIEESLIIPGKSPTRKKSGPFSSRRSSAIGIENIQEVQEKNSRECSPYTQKTPDSGHASQDPKSENSSNQSSPEALVTKNSTSVYCRAPSIPEAHDLSRSSSNASSFASVVEENETEATEDYDTGMESLSSAGTPHKRDSLTYSMWLEDNMSTPSTTSRGSSPAPGKNQEQNRPDIRIKLERPHDHKSTSNC
- the rap1gapa gene encoding rap1 GTPase-activating protein 1 isoform X2, with translation MMPQRKRSFTFGAYGGVDKTFSRARSLWRQDGGEHLFISNTLEPALFQPSLPHTSPPFLKTTDLFAMIEKMQSNRMDEQRCTLPPPLKTEEDYIPYPSIHEILGRTGPFPLILLPQFGGYWIEGYNHELSNGTDPEQLLSPTSRFKLERNTTAKIYRKHFLGKEHFNYYTVDSALGHLVFSMKYDVIGDQEHLRLMLRSKMKTHHDVIPISCLTEFPNIVQMAKLVCEEVNVDRFFPVLYPKASRLIVTFDEHVISNNFKFGVIYQKFGQISEEELFGNNEESPAFVEFLEFLGQKIELHDFKGFRGGLDVTHGQTGSESVYHNFHNKEIMFHVSTKLPYTEGDTQQLQKKRHIGNDIVAIVFQDESTPFVPDMIASNFLHAYVVVQVENACSDNVLYKVSVTARDDVPFFGPPLPNPAIFKKGPEFHEFLLTKLINAEYACYKAEKFAKLEERTRSALLETLYEELHINSQAMMGLGGEEDKLENGGGGGGGGFFESFKRVIRSRSHSLDAMGLNIRKHTVSNSHSGSFTHNNHHHITTETPKIPGISLLVPGKSPSKYGRRGSAIGIGTIEESLIIPGKSPTRKKSGPFSSRRSSAIGIENIQEVQEKNRECSPYTQKTPDSGHASQDPKSENSSNQSSPEALVTKNSTSVYCRAPSIPEAHDLSRSSSNASSFASVVEENETEATEDYDTGMESLSSAGTPHKRDSLTYSMWLEDNMSTPSTTSRGSSPAPGKNQEQNRPDIRIKLERPHDHKSTSNC
- the rap1gapa gene encoding rap1 GTPase-activating protein 1 isoform X4; the encoded protein is MMPQRKRSFTFGAYGGVDKTFSRARSLWRQDGGEHLFISNTLEPALFQPSLPHTSPPFLKSNRMDEQRCTLPPPLKTEEDYIPYPSIHEILGRTGPFPLILLPQFGGYWIEGYNHELSNGTDPEQLLSPTSRFKLERNTTAKIYRKHFLGKEHFNYYTVDSALGHLVFSMKYDVIGDQEHLRLMLRSKMKTHHDVIPISCLTEFPNIVQMAKLVCEEVNVDRFFPVLYPKASRLIVTFDEHVISNNFKFGVIYQKFGQISEEELFGNNEESPAFVEFLEFLGQKIELHDFKGFRGGLDVTHGQTGSESVYHNFHNKEIMFHVSTKLPYTEGDTQQLQKKRHIGNDIVAIVFQDESTPFVPDMIASNFLHAYVVVQVENACSDNVLYKVSVTARDDVPFFGPPLPNPAIFKKGPEFHEFLLTKLINAEYACYKAEKFAKLEERTRSALLETLYEELHINSQAMMGLGGEEDKLENGGGGGGGGFFESFKRVIRSRSHSLDAMGLNIRKHTVSNSHSGSFTHNNHHHITTETPKIPGISLLVPGKSPSKYGRRGSAIGIGTIEESLIIPGKSPTRKKSGPFSSRRSSAIGIENIQEVQEKNSRECSPYTQKTPDSGHASQDPKSENSSNQSSPEALVTKNSTSVYCRAPSIPEAHDLSRSSSNASSFASVVEENETEATEDYDTGMESLSSAGTPHKRDSLTYSMWLEDNMSTPSTTSRGSSPAPGKNQEQNRPDIRIKLERPHDHKSTSNC
- the rap1gapa gene encoding rap1 GTPase-activating protein 1 isoform X8, with the translated sequence MIEKMQSNRMDEQRCTLPPPLKTEEDYIPYPSIHEILGRTGPFPLILLPQFGGYWIEGYNHELSNGTDPEQLLSPTSRFKLERNTTAKIYRKHFLGKEHFNYYTVDSALGHLVFSMKYDVIGDQEHLRLMLRSKMKTHHDVIPISCLTEFPNIVQMAKLVCEEVNVDRFFPVLYPKASRLIVTFDEHVISNNFKFGVIYQKFGQISEEELFGNNEESPAFVEFLEFLGQKIELHDFKGFRGGLDVTHGQTGSESVYHNFHNKEIMFHVSTKLPYTEGDTQQLQKKRHIGNDIVAIVFQDESTPFVPDMIASNFLHAYVVVQVENACSDNVLYKVSVTARDDVPFFGPPLPNPAIFKKGPEFHEFLLTKLINAEYACYKAEKFAKLEERTRSALLETLYEELHINSQAMMGLGGEEDKLENGGGGGGGGFFESFKRVIRSRSHSLDAMGLNIRKHTVSNSHSGSFTHNNHHHITTETPKIPGISLLVPGKSPSKYGRRGSAIGIGTIEESLIIPGKSPTRKKSGPFSSRRSSAIGIENIQEVQEKNSRECSPYTQKTPDSGHASQDPKSENSSNQSSPEALVTKNSTSVYCRAPSIPEAHDLSRSSSNASSFASVVEENETEATEDYDTGMESLSSAGTPHKRDSLTYSMWLEDNMSTPSTTSRGSSPAPGKNQEQNRPDIRIKLERPHDHKSTSNC